A genomic stretch from Falco cherrug isolate bFalChe1 chromosome 1, bFalChe1.pri, whole genome shotgun sequence includes:
- the RABGEF1 gene encoding rab5 GDP/GTP exchange factor isoform X1, translated as MNLKSERRGIHVDQSELLCKKGCGYYGNPAWQGFCSKCWREEYHKARQKQIQEDWELAERLQREEEEAYASSQSTQGAQSLTFSKFEEKKTNEKTRKVTTVKKFFTASSRTGAKKVAQEKIVKQGQLGRERNADNILRDLKEIFTPSWELASPTEVLAGKLKAEIQEAKAPSPSINRQASIETDRVSKEFIEFLKTYHKPGQDIYKQCKLFLDTMNHKRDLSIEEQSECAQDFYQNVAEKLQTRWKVSPEKVEKAMDQIEKYIMTRQYKYVFCPETTDDEKKDLAVQKRIRALHWVTPQMLCVPVNEEIPEVSDMVVKAITDIIEMDSKRVPRDKLACITKCSKHIFNAIKITKNEPASADDFLPTLIYIVLKGNPPRLQSNIQYITRFCNPSRLMTGEDGYYFTNLCCAVAFIEKLDAQSLNLSQEDFDRFMTGQTSPKKQESDSFSPDVCLGVKQMYKNLDLLSQLNERQERIVNEAKKLEKDLIDWTDGITKEVQDIVEKYPLDIKPKNQALAAIDSENVENDKLPPPLQPQVYAG; from the exons atgaaccTGAAATCTGAACGCAGAGGAATTCACGTTGATCAGTCGGAGCTACTGTGCAAGAAGGGATGTGGTTACTATGGCAATCCTGCTTGGCAGGGATTTTGCTCCAAGTGCTGGAGAGAGGAATACCATAAGGCCAGGCAGAAACAGATTCAAGAGGATTGGGAGCTGGCAGAGCG GCTTCAgcgtgaggaggaagaagcataTGCCAGCAGCCAGAGTACCCAAGGAGCACAGTCACTGACCTTTTcaaaatttgaagaaaagaaaaccaatgaGAAAACACGAAAGGTCACTACTGTGAAGAAGTTCTTCACTGCTTCTTCCAGAACAGGAGCTAAGAAGG tggctCAAGAGAAAATCGTTAAGCAAGGACAGCTTGGGAGGGAGCGAAATGCTGATAACATTCTCAGGGATTTGAAGGAGATTTTTACTCCCTCCTGGGAACTGGCTTCCCCTACTGAAG TGTTGGCTGGCAAGTTGAAAG CAGAGATCCAAGAAGCCAAGGCTCCCAGCCCTTCTATAAACCGGCAGGCTAGCATCGAGACAGATCGAGTATCCAAGGAATTCATAGAATTTCTCAAGACATATCATAAGCCTGGACAAGATATCTATAAGCAATGTAAACTATTTTTGGACACAATGAATCATAAAAGG GACTTAAGTATTGAGGAGCAATCTGAATGTGCCCAGGACTTCTATCAAAATGTAGCAGAGAAATTACAGACACGTTGGAAAG TGTCCCCTGAAAAGGTTGAGAAAGCAATGGATCAgattgaaaaatacattatgaCTCGACAGTATAAATATGTCTTTTGCCCTGAAACGACTGATGATGAGAAGAAAGATCTTGCTGTCCAAAAGAGAATCAG GGCTTTGCATTGGGTAACTCCACAAATGCTGTGTGTTCCTGTCAATGAAGAAATTCCAGAAGTTTCTGATATGGTCGTAAAAGCAATTACAG ATATTATTGAAATGGATTCAAAGCGTGTCCCTCGTGATAAATTAGCATGCATCACCAAGTGCAGCAAGCATATATTTAACGCtattaaaatcacaaaaaatgAACCAGCTTCTGCTGATGACTTTCTTCCAACACTTATATACATTGTTTTGAAGGGAAACCCGCCCCGTCTGCAGTCTAATATCCAGTATATAACACGCTTCTGTAATCCAAGCAGGTTAATGACAGGAGAAGACGGCTACTATTTTACCAATCTG tgctgtgctgtggcctTCATTGAAAAACTGGATGCTCAGTCTTTAAATCTAAGCCAAGAAGATTTTGATCGTTTTATGACTGGGCAGACATCCCCAAAGAAGCAAGAATCTGACAGTTTTTCACCTGATGTGTGCCTGGGTGTTAAGCAAATGTATAAAAACTTAGACCTCCTATCTCAGCTGAATGAGAGACAGGAAAGAATTGTCAATGAAGCCAAGAAGCTTGAGAAAGACCTGATAGATTGGACTGATGGAATTACAAAGGAAGTCCAAGATATTGTTGAGAAATATCCTTTagacataaaaccaaaaaatcaagCCTTAGCAGCGATTGACTCTGAAAATGTGGAGAATGACAAGCTGCCCCCACCACTGCAGCCTCAGGTTTATGCAGGGTAA
- the RABGEF1 gene encoding rab5 GDP/GTP exchange factor isoform X3: protein MNLKSERRGIHVDQSELLCKKGCGYYGNPAWQGFCSKCWREEYHKARQKQIQEDWELAERLQREEEEAYASSQSTQGAQSLTFSKFEEKKTNEKTRKVTTVKKFFTASSRTGAKKVAQEKIVKQGQLGRERNADNILRDLKEIFTPSWELASPTEAEIQEAKAPSPSINRQASIETDRVSKEFIEFLKTYHKPGQDIYKQCKLFLDTMNHKRDLSIEEQSECAQDFYQNVAEKLQTRWKVSPEKVEKAMDQIEKYIMTRQYKYVFCPETTDDEKKDLAVQKRIRALHWVTPQMLCVPVNEEIPEVSDMVVKAITDIIEMDSKRVPRDKLACITKCSKHIFNAIKITKNEPASADDFLPTLIYIVLKGNPPRLQSNIQYITRFCNPSRLMTGEDGYYFTNLCCAVAFIEKLDAQSLNLSQEDFDRFMTGQTSPKKQESDSFSPDVCLGVKQMYKNLDLLSQLNERQERIVNEAKKLEKDLIDWTDGITKEVQDIVEKYPLDIKPKNQALAAIDSENVENDKLPPPLQPQVYAG from the exons atgaaccTGAAATCTGAACGCAGAGGAATTCACGTTGATCAGTCGGAGCTACTGTGCAAGAAGGGATGTGGTTACTATGGCAATCCTGCTTGGCAGGGATTTTGCTCCAAGTGCTGGAGAGAGGAATACCATAAGGCCAGGCAGAAACAGATTCAAGAGGATTGGGAGCTGGCAGAGCG GCTTCAgcgtgaggaggaagaagcataTGCCAGCAGCCAGAGTACCCAAGGAGCACAGTCACTGACCTTTTcaaaatttgaagaaaagaaaaccaatgaGAAAACACGAAAGGTCACTACTGTGAAGAAGTTCTTCACTGCTTCTTCCAGAACAGGAGCTAAGAAGG tggctCAAGAGAAAATCGTTAAGCAAGGACAGCTTGGGAGGGAGCGAAATGCTGATAACATTCTCAGGGATTTGAAGGAGATTTTTACTCCCTCCTGGGAACTGGCTTCCCCTACTGAAG CAGAGATCCAAGAAGCCAAGGCTCCCAGCCCTTCTATAAACCGGCAGGCTAGCATCGAGACAGATCGAGTATCCAAGGAATTCATAGAATTTCTCAAGACATATCATAAGCCTGGACAAGATATCTATAAGCAATGTAAACTATTTTTGGACACAATGAATCATAAAAGG GACTTAAGTATTGAGGAGCAATCTGAATGTGCCCAGGACTTCTATCAAAATGTAGCAGAGAAATTACAGACACGTTGGAAAG TGTCCCCTGAAAAGGTTGAGAAAGCAATGGATCAgattgaaaaatacattatgaCTCGACAGTATAAATATGTCTTTTGCCCTGAAACGACTGATGATGAGAAGAAAGATCTTGCTGTCCAAAAGAGAATCAG GGCTTTGCATTGGGTAACTCCACAAATGCTGTGTGTTCCTGTCAATGAAGAAATTCCAGAAGTTTCTGATATGGTCGTAAAAGCAATTACAG ATATTATTGAAATGGATTCAAAGCGTGTCCCTCGTGATAAATTAGCATGCATCACCAAGTGCAGCAAGCATATATTTAACGCtattaaaatcacaaaaaatgAACCAGCTTCTGCTGATGACTTTCTTCCAACACTTATATACATTGTTTTGAAGGGAAACCCGCCCCGTCTGCAGTCTAATATCCAGTATATAACACGCTTCTGTAATCCAAGCAGGTTAATGACAGGAGAAGACGGCTACTATTTTACCAATCTG tgctgtgctgtggcctTCATTGAAAAACTGGATGCTCAGTCTTTAAATCTAAGCCAAGAAGATTTTGATCGTTTTATGACTGGGCAGACATCCCCAAAGAAGCAAGAATCTGACAGTTTTTCACCTGATGTGTGCCTGGGTGTTAAGCAAATGTATAAAAACTTAGACCTCCTATCTCAGCTGAATGAGAGACAGGAAAGAATTGTCAATGAAGCCAAGAAGCTTGAGAAAGACCTGATAGATTGGACTGATGGAATTACAAAGGAAGTCCAAGATATTGTTGAGAAATATCCTTTagacataaaaccaaaaaatcaagCCTTAGCAGCGATTGACTCTGAAAATGTGGAGAATGACAAGCTGCCCCCACCACTGCAGCCTCAGGTTTATGCAGGGTAA
- the RABGEF1 gene encoding rab5 GDP/GTP exchange factor isoform X6, protein MNLKSERRGIHVDQSELLCKKGCGYYGNPAWQGFCSKCWREEYHKARQKQIQEDWELAERLQREEEEAYASSQSTQGAQSLTFSKFEEKKTNEKTRKVTTVKKFFTASSRTGAKKEIQEAKAPSPSINRQASIETDRVSKEFIEFLKTYHKPGQDIYKQCKLFLDTMNHKRDLSIEEQSECAQDFYQNVAEKLQTRWKVSPEKVEKAMDQIEKYIMTRQYKYVFCPETTDDEKKDLAVQKRIRALHWVTPQMLCVPVNEEIPEVSDMVVKAITDIIEMDSKRVPRDKLACITKCSKHIFNAIKITKNEPASADDFLPTLIYIVLKGNPPRLQSNIQYITRFCNPSRLMTGEDGYYFTNLCCAVAFIEKLDAQSLNLSQEDFDRFMTGQTSPKKQESDSFSPDVCLGVKQMYKNLDLLSQLNERQERIVNEAKKLEKDLIDWTDGITKEVQDIVEKYPLDIKPKNQALAAIDSENVENDKLPPPLQPQVYAG, encoded by the exons atgaaccTGAAATCTGAACGCAGAGGAATTCACGTTGATCAGTCGGAGCTACTGTGCAAGAAGGGATGTGGTTACTATGGCAATCCTGCTTGGCAGGGATTTTGCTCCAAGTGCTGGAGAGAGGAATACCATAAGGCCAGGCAGAAACAGATTCAAGAGGATTGGGAGCTGGCAGAGCG GCTTCAgcgtgaggaggaagaagcataTGCCAGCAGCCAGAGTACCCAAGGAGCACAGTCACTGACCTTTTcaaaatttgaagaaaagaaaaccaatgaGAAAACACGAAAGGTCACTACTGTGAAGAAGTTCTTCACTGCTTCTTCCAGAACAGGAGCTAAGAAGG AGATCCAAGAAGCCAAGGCTCCCAGCCCTTCTATAAACCGGCAGGCTAGCATCGAGACAGATCGAGTATCCAAGGAATTCATAGAATTTCTCAAGACATATCATAAGCCTGGACAAGATATCTATAAGCAATGTAAACTATTTTTGGACACAATGAATCATAAAAGG GACTTAAGTATTGAGGAGCAATCTGAATGTGCCCAGGACTTCTATCAAAATGTAGCAGAGAAATTACAGACACGTTGGAAAG TGTCCCCTGAAAAGGTTGAGAAAGCAATGGATCAgattgaaaaatacattatgaCTCGACAGTATAAATATGTCTTTTGCCCTGAAACGACTGATGATGAGAAGAAAGATCTTGCTGTCCAAAAGAGAATCAG GGCTTTGCATTGGGTAACTCCACAAATGCTGTGTGTTCCTGTCAATGAAGAAATTCCAGAAGTTTCTGATATGGTCGTAAAAGCAATTACAG ATATTATTGAAATGGATTCAAAGCGTGTCCCTCGTGATAAATTAGCATGCATCACCAAGTGCAGCAAGCATATATTTAACGCtattaaaatcacaaaaaatgAACCAGCTTCTGCTGATGACTTTCTTCCAACACTTATATACATTGTTTTGAAGGGAAACCCGCCCCGTCTGCAGTCTAATATCCAGTATATAACACGCTTCTGTAATCCAAGCAGGTTAATGACAGGAGAAGACGGCTACTATTTTACCAATCTG tgctgtgctgtggcctTCATTGAAAAACTGGATGCTCAGTCTTTAAATCTAAGCCAAGAAGATTTTGATCGTTTTATGACTGGGCAGACATCCCCAAAGAAGCAAGAATCTGACAGTTTTTCACCTGATGTGTGCCTGGGTGTTAAGCAAATGTATAAAAACTTAGACCTCCTATCTCAGCTGAATGAGAGACAGGAAAGAATTGTCAATGAAGCCAAGAAGCTTGAGAAAGACCTGATAGATTGGACTGATGGAATTACAAAGGAAGTCCAAGATATTGTTGAGAAATATCCTTTagacataaaaccaaaaaatcaagCCTTAGCAGCGATTGACTCTGAAAATGTGGAGAATGACAAGCTGCCCCCACCACTGCAGCCTCAGGTTTATGCAGGGTAA
- the RABGEF1 gene encoding rab5 GDP/GTP exchange factor isoform X4: MNLKSERRGIHVDQSELLCKKGCGYYGNPAWQGFCSKCWREEYHKARQKQIQEDWELAERLQREEEEAYASSQSTQGAQSLTFSKFEEKKTNEKTRKVTTVKKFFTASSRTGAKKVAQEKIVKQGQLGRERNADNILRDLKEIFTPSWELASPTEEIQEAKAPSPSINRQASIETDRVSKEFIEFLKTYHKPGQDIYKQCKLFLDTMNHKRDLSIEEQSECAQDFYQNVAEKLQTRWKVSPEKVEKAMDQIEKYIMTRQYKYVFCPETTDDEKKDLAVQKRIRALHWVTPQMLCVPVNEEIPEVSDMVVKAITDIIEMDSKRVPRDKLACITKCSKHIFNAIKITKNEPASADDFLPTLIYIVLKGNPPRLQSNIQYITRFCNPSRLMTGEDGYYFTNLCCAVAFIEKLDAQSLNLSQEDFDRFMTGQTSPKKQESDSFSPDVCLGVKQMYKNLDLLSQLNERQERIVNEAKKLEKDLIDWTDGITKEVQDIVEKYPLDIKPKNQALAAIDSENVENDKLPPPLQPQVYAG, encoded by the exons atgaaccTGAAATCTGAACGCAGAGGAATTCACGTTGATCAGTCGGAGCTACTGTGCAAGAAGGGATGTGGTTACTATGGCAATCCTGCTTGGCAGGGATTTTGCTCCAAGTGCTGGAGAGAGGAATACCATAAGGCCAGGCAGAAACAGATTCAAGAGGATTGGGAGCTGGCAGAGCG GCTTCAgcgtgaggaggaagaagcataTGCCAGCAGCCAGAGTACCCAAGGAGCACAGTCACTGACCTTTTcaaaatttgaagaaaagaaaaccaatgaGAAAACACGAAAGGTCACTACTGTGAAGAAGTTCTTCACTGCTTCTTCCAGAACAGGAGCTAAGAAGG tggctCAAGAGAAAATCGTTAAGCAAGGACAGCTTGGGAGGGAGCGAAATGCTGATAACATTCTCAGGGATTTGAAGGAGATTTTTACTCCCTCCTGGGAACTGGCTTCCCCTACTGAAG AGATCCAAGAAGCCAAGGCTCCCAGCCCTTCTATAAACCGGCAGGCTAGCATCGAGACAGATCGAGTATCCAAGGAATTCATAGAATTTCTCAAGACATATCATAAGCCTGGACAAGATATCTATAAGCAATGTAAACTATTTTTGGACACAATGAATCATAAAAGG GACTTAAGTATTGAGGAGCAATCTGAATGTGCCCAGGACTTCTATCAAAATGTAGCAGAGAAATTACAGACACGTTGGAAAG TGTCCCCTGAAAAGGTTGAGAAAGCAATGGATCAgattgaaaaatacattatgaCTCGACAGTATAAATATGTCTTTTGCCCTGAAACGACTGATGATGAGAAGAAAGATCTTGCTGTCCAAAAGAGAATCAG GGCTTTGCATTGGGTAACTCCACAAATGCTGTGTGTTCCTGTCAATGAAGAAATTCCAGAAGTTTCTGATATGGTCGTAAAAGCAATTACAG ATATTATTGAAATGGATTCAAAGCGTGTCCCTCGTGATAAATTAGCATGCATCACCAAGTGCAGCAAGCATATATTTAACGCtattaaaatcacaaaaaatgAACCAGCTTCTGCTGATGACTTTCTTCCAACACTTATATACATTGTTTTGAAGGGAAACCCGCCCCGTCTGCAGTCTAATATCCAGTATATAACACGCTTCTGTAATCCAAGCAGGTTAATGACAGGAGAAGACGGCTACTATTTTACCAATCTG tgctgtgctgtggcctTCATTGAAAAACTGGATGCTCAGTCTTTAAATCTAAGCCAAGAAGATTTTGATCGTTTTATGACTGGGCAGACATCCCCAAAGAAGCAAGAATCTGACAGTTTTTCACCTGATGTGTGCCTGGGTGTTAAGCAAATGTATAAAAACTTAGACCTCCTATCTCAGCTGAATGAGAGACAGGAAAGAATTGTCAATGAAGCCAAGAAGCTTGAGAAAGACCTGATAGATTGGACTGATGGAATTACAAAGGAAGTCCAAGATATTGTTGAGAAATATCCTTTagacataaaaccaaaaaatcaagCCTTAGCAGCGATTGACTCTGAAAATGTGGAGAATGACAAGCTGCCCCCACCACTGCAGCCTCAGGTTTATGCAGGGTAA
- the RABGEF1 gene encoding rab5 GDP/GTP exchange factor isoform X5 encodes MNLKSERRGIHVDQSELLCKKGCGYYGNPAWQGFCSKCWREEYHKARQKQIQEDWELAERLQREEEEAYASSQSTQGAQSLTFSKFEEKKTNEKTRKVTTVKKFFTASSRTGAKKAEIQEAKAPSPSINRQASIETDRVSKEFIEFLKTYHKPGQDIYKQCKLFLDTMNHKRDLSIEEQSECAQDFYQNVAEKLQTRWKVSPEKVEKAMDQIEKYIMTRQYKYVFCPETTDDEKKDLAVQKRIRALHWVTPQMLCVPVNEEIPEVSDMVVKAITDIIEMDSKRVPRDKLACITKCSKHIFNAIKITKNEPASADDFLPTLIYIVLKGNPPRLQSNIQYITRFCNPSRLMTGEDGYYFTNLCCAVAFIEKLDAQSLNLSQEDFDRFMTGQTSPKKQESDSFSPDVCLGVKQMYKNLDLLSQLNERQERIVNEAKKLEKDLIDWTDGITKEVQDIVEKYPLDIKPKNQALAAIDSENVENDKLPPPLQPQVYAG; translated from the exons atgaaccTGAAATCTGAACGCAGAGGAATTCACGTTGATCAGTCGGAGCTACTGTGCAAGAAGGGATGTGGTTACTATGGCAATCCTGCTTGGCAGGGATTTTGCTCCAAGTGCTGGAGAGAGGAATACCATAAGGCCAGGCAGAAACAGATTCAAGAGGATTGGGAGCTGGCAGAGCG GCTTCAgcgtgaggaggaagaagcataTGCCAGCAGCCAGAGTACCCAAGGAGCACAGTCACTGACCTTTTcaaaatttgaagaaaagaaaaccaatgaGAAAACACGAAAGGTCACTACTGTGAAGAAGTTCTTCACTGCTTCTTCCAGAACAGGAGCTAAGAAGG CAGAGATCCAAGAAGCCAAGGCTCCCAGCCCTTCTATAAACCGGCAGGCTAGCATCGAGACAGATCGAGTATCCAAGGAATTCATAGAATTTCTCAAGACATATCATAAGCCTGGACAAGATATCTATAAGCAATGTAAACTATTTTTGGACACAATGAATCATAAAAGG GACTTAAGTATTGAGGAGCAATCTGAATGTGCCCAGGACTTCTATCAAAATGTAGCAGAGAAATTACAGACACGTTGGAAAG TGTCCCCTGAAAAGGTTGAGAAAGCAATGGATCAgattgaaaaatacattatgaCTCGACAGTATAAATATGTCTTTTGCCCTGAAACGACTGATGATGAGAAGAAAGATCTTGCTGTCCAAAAGAGAATCAG GGCTTTGCATTGGGTAACTCCACAAATGCTGTGTGTTCCTGTCAATGAAGAAATTCCAGAAGTTTCTGATATGGTCGTAAAAGCAATTACAG ATATTATTGAAATGGATTCAAAGCGTGTCCCTCGTGATAAATTAGCATGCATCACCAAGTGCAGCAAGCATATATTTAACGCtattaaaatcacaaaaaatgAACCAGCTTCTGCTGATGACTTTCTTCCAACACTTATATACATTGTTTTGAAGGGAAACCCGCCCCGTCTGCAGTCTAATATCCAGTATATAACACGCTTCTGTAATCCAAGCAGGTTAATGACAGGAGAAGACGGCTACTATTTTACCAATCTG tgctgtgctgtggcctTCATTGAAAAACTGGATGCTCAGTCTTTAAATCTAAGCCAAGAAGATTTTGATCGTTTTATGACTGGGCAGACATCCCCAAAGAAGCAAGAATCTGACAGTTTTTCACCTGATGTGTGCCTGGGTGTTAAGCAAATGTATAAAAACTTAGACCTCCTATCTCAGCTGAATGAGAGACAGGAAAGAATTGTCAATGAAGCCAAGAAGCTTGAGAAAGACCTGATAGATTGGACTGATGGAATTACAAAGGAAGTCCAAGATATTGTTGAGAAATATCCTTTagacataaaaccaaaaaatcaagCCTTAGCAGCGATTGACTCTGAAAATGTGGAGAATGACAAGCTGCCCCCACCACTGCAGCCTCAGGTTTATGCAGGGTAA
- the RABGEF1 gene encoding rab5 GDP/GTP exchange factor isoform X2, producing MNLKSERRGIHVDQSELLCKKGCGYYGNPAWQGFCSKCWREEYHKARQKQIQEDWELAERLQREEEEAYASSQSTQGAQSLTFSKFEEKKTNEKTRKVTTVKKFFTASSRTGAKKVAQEKIVKQGQLGRERNADNILRDLKEIFTPSWELASPTEVLAGKLKEIQEAKAPSPSINRQASIETDRVSKEFIEFLKTYHKPGQDIYKQCKLFLDTMNHKRDLSIEEQSECAQDFYQNVAEKLQTRWKVSPEKVEKAMDQIEKYIMTRQYKYVFCPETTDDEKKDLAVQKRIRALHWVTPQMLCVPVNEEIPEVSDMVVKAITDIIEMDSKRVPRDKLACITKCSKHIFNAIKITKNEPASADDFLPTLIYIVLKGNPPRLQSNIQYITRFCNPSRLMTGEDGYYFTNLCCAVAFIEKLDAQSLNLSQEDFDRFMTGQTSPKKQESDSFSPDVCLGVKQMYKNLDLLSQLNERQERIVNEAKKLEKDLIDWTDGITKEVQDIVEKYPLDIKPKNQALAAIDSENVENDKLPPPLQPQVYAG from the exons atgaaccTGAAATCTGAACGCAGAGGAATTCACGTTGATCAGTCGGAGCTACTGTGCAAGAAGGGATGTGGTTACTATGGCAATCCTGCTTGGCAGGGATTTTGCTCCAAGTGCTGGAGAGAGGAATACCATAAGGCCAGGCAGAAACAGATTCAAGAGGATTGGGAGCTGGCAGAGCG GCTTCAgcgtgaggaggaagaagcataTGCCAGCAGCCAGAGTACCCAAGGAGCACAGTCACTGACCTTTTcaaaatttgaagaaaagaaaaccaatgaGAAAACACGAAAGGTCACTACTGTGAAGAAGTTCTTCACTGCTTCTTCCAGAACAGGAGCTAAGAAGG tggctCAAGAGAAAATCGTTAAGCAAGGACAGCTTGGGAGGGAGCGAAATGCTGATAACATTCTCAGGGATTTGAAGGAGATTTTTACTCCCTCCTGGGAACTGGCTTCCCCTACTGAAG TGTTGGCTGGCAAGTTGAAAG AGATCCAAGAAGCCAAGGCTCCCAGCCCTTCTATAAACCGGCAGGCTAGCATCGAGACAGATCGAGTATCCAAGGAATTCATAGAATTTCTCAAGACATATCATAAGCCTGGACAAGATATCTATAAGCAATGTAAACTATTTTTGGACACAATGAATCATAAAAGG GACTTAAGTATTGAGGAGCAATCTGAATGTGCCCAGGACTTCTATCAAAATGTAGCAGAGAAATTACAGACACGTTGGAAAG TGTCCCCTGAAAAGGTTGAGAAAGCAATGGATCAgattgaaaaatacattatgaCTCGACAGTATAAATATGTCTTTTGCCCTGAAACGACTGATGATGAGAAGAAAGATCTTGCTGTCCAAAAGAGAATCAG GGCTTTGCATTGGGTAACTCCACAAATGCTGTGTGTTCCTGTCAATGAAGAAATTCCAGAAGTTTCTGATATGGTCGTAAAAGCAATTACAG ATATTATTGAAATGGATTCAAAGCGTGTCCCTCGTGATAAATTAGCATGCATCACCAAGTGCAGCAAGCATATATTTAACGCtattaaaatcacaaaaaatgAACCAGCTTCTGCTGATGACTTTCTTCCAACACTTATATACATTGTTTTGAAGGGAAACCCGCCCCGTCTGCAGTCTAATATCCAGTATATAACACGCTTCTGTAATCCAAGCAGGTTAATGACAGGAGAAGACGGCTACTATTTTACCAATCTG tgctgtgctgtggcctTCATTGAAAAACTGGATGCTCAGTCTTTAAATCTAAGCCAAGAAGATTTTGATCGTTTTATGACTGGGCAGACATCCCCAAAGAAGCAAGAATCTGACAGTTTTTCACCTGATGTGTGCCTGGGTGTTAAGCAAATGTATAAAAACTTAGACCTCCTATCTCAGCTGAATGAGAGACAGGAAAGAATTGTCAATGAAGCCAAGAAGCTTGAGAAAGACCTGATAGATTGGACTGATGGAATTACAAAGGAAGTCCAAGATATTGTTGAGAAATATCCTTTagacataaaaccaaaaaatcaagCCTTAGCAGCGATTGACTCTGAAAATGTGGAGAATGACAAGCTGCCCCCACCACTGCAGCCTCAGGTTTATGCAGGGTAA